One genomic window of Evansella cellulosilytica DSM 2522 includes the following:
- a CDS encoding terpene cyclase/mutase family protein, protein MEIRDKLTNFQQQLIEDVRVKQLNDGQWKFPCESGPLTDAYMIVLLKLIDTRHEHLIKQLVDRLLYTQANNGAWKLYEDEKDGNISATIEAYTALLFSRKIDEHDERLVKAKRFIYRNGGLKAAHVSTKFFLALNDLYPWPTIFPLPTWLLFMPSHIPISFHNMTSYVKIHFASVFILASKQFSIRTPNTPYIDDLIMESKVRKRLKKQRNGKKRRFHFSRINNAANLRAEKYILERLEADGTAGSYATATCMMIYSLLALGYRSDSPIIRHAIHGLQKLTVQINGKTHMENAESVVWDTSLLLYVLQESGFAIEDEHVKKGGEFILRQQQKTNENGAWGFSQNNSFYPDVDDTQACLRALQSLADKDSTYRECWYNGLKWLLNMQNKDGGWASFNKNRRNHFVKHLPIENISDTAIDISTADLTGRVVQFLGNNVKMTINHPKIKKAVQWLLKNQEKDGSWYGRWGVCYIYGTWAAVTGLLSVGVSENDPAIQKAKKWLLSIQNKDGGWGESCSSDVHKKYVPLSWSTPSQTAWALDTLIAICDEPNETIRRGIEHLMERKGNFTYPTGGGLPGNFYLTYHSYNSIWPLLAIAHFRKKYMK, encoded by the coding sequence ATGGAAATACGTGACAAGCTAACAAACTTTCAACAACAATTAATTGAAGATGTACGAGTGAAACAATTGAATGATGGACAGTGGAAGTTTCCTTGCGAAAGTGGACCTCTTACAGATGCATATATGATTGTATTGCTAAAACTAATAGACACTAGGCATGAGCACTTGATAAAGCAACTTGTAGATCGCCTATTATATACGCAAGCAAACAATGGCGCTTGGAAGCTTTATGAAGACGAAAAAGACGGAAATATTTCAGCGACGATAGAGGCGTATACAGCGTTATTATTTTCTAGAAAGATAGATGAACACGATGAAAGACTAGTAAAGGCAAAAAGGTTTATTTATAGAAATGGTGGTTTAAAAGCAGCTCACGTATCAACAAAGTTTTTCTTAGCACTGAATGATTTATATCCATGGCCAACTATTTTTCCTCTACCAACATGGCTGCTATTCATGCCTTCACATATCCCAATTAGCTTTCATAACATGACAAGCTACGTAAAAATTCACTTTGCATCTGTCTTTATTTTAGCTAGTAAACAGTTTTCGATTAGAACACCGAATACACCGTATATAGACGATTTAATTATGGAATCGAAAGTAAGGAAAAGGCTGAAAAAGCAGCGCAATGGTAAAAAAAGACGATTTCATTTTTCACGAATAAATAATGCAGCTAATTTACGTGCAGAAAAATATATTCTTGAGAGGTTAGAGGCGGACGGAACAGCAGGAAGCTATGCTACTGCTACATGTATGATGATATATAGCTTACTAGCGTTAGGGTATCGAAGTGACTCTCCGATTATTCGACATGCCATTCATGGATTGCAGAAGCTAACCGTTCAAATAAACGGAAAGACACATATGGAAAATGCTGAATCTGTCGTGTGGGATACGTCATTACTATTATATGTGCTTCAAGAATCGGGATTTGCAATAGAGGACGAACATGTAAAAAAAGGCGGAGAATTTATACTTCGTCAACAACAAAAAACGAACGAGAATGGCGCATGGGGTTTTTCACAAAATAATTCCTTTTACCCTGATGTTGATGATACACAAGCGTGTTTAAGAGCGCTTCAATCATTAGCCGATAAGGACAGCACTTACAGAGAATGCTGGTATAACGGCCTAAAGTGGCTTTTAAATATGCAAAATAAAGATGGTGGCTGGGCATCCTTTAACAAAAATCGACGTAACCACTTTGTAAAGCACTTACCGATTGAAAACATTAGTGATACGGCTATTGATATATCGACTGCTGATTTAACCGGTAGGGTCGTTCAGTTTTTAGGTAACAATGTAAAAATGACGATTAATCACCCTAAAATAAAAAAGGCAGTACAATGGCTATTAAAGAATCAAGAAAAGGATGGCTCTTGGTATGGGCGTTGGGGCGTTTGTTACATTTATGGAACGTGGGCGGCCGTCACAGGACTATTATCAGTAGGTGTAAGTGAAAACGATCCAGCAATTCAAAAGGCGAAAAAGTGGCTTTTATCGATACAAAATAAAGATGGTGGATGGGGGGAGTCTTGTTCTAGTGATGTTCACAAGAAGTACGTCCCTTTATCGTGGAGTACTCCGTCTCAAACGGCTTGGGCATTAGATACCCTTATCGCAATTTGTGATGAACCGAATGAAACGATACGCCGTGGTATTGAACATCTTATGGAACGAAAGGGAAACTTTACTTACCCTACTGGGGGAGGACTTCCAGGAAACTTTTATTTAACCTACCATAGCTACAACTCTATTTGGCCACTACTTGCAATTGCCCATTTCAGGAAAAAATATATGAAATGA
- a CDS encoding 5-formyltetrahydrofolate cyclo-ligase, with product MRNKQDIREDIWKKMMEEKVGRFPFPLKGRIPNFKGAEKAAQFVFEMEEYKQAKVVKVNPDSPQLPIRAQVIKDGKILLVPTPRLKDGFIFVDPANVPPGEEKKASSLKNIHQYGKVIPLSQLPEIDLFFAGSVALHHDGRRIGKGEGYADREYAILRELGNREIPVIGTAHSVQIVSEDMPKDEYDLTCDWIATENELIKTNSPYEKPKGIIWSEVTDEEMNEMPVLREIWDMTKG from the coding sequence ATGCGTAATAAACAAGACATTCGTGAAGATATATGGAAAAAGATGATGGAAGAAAAGGTAGGAAGATTTCCATTTCCTTTGAAGGGGAGAATTCCAAATTTTAAAGGGGCAGAGAAAGCAGCACAATTTGTATTTGAGATGGAGGAGTACAAACAGGCAAAGGTCGTCAAGGTGAATCCAGATTCTCCACAACTGCCTATTCGAGCACAAGTTATAAAGGATGGAAAAATACTTTTAGTTCCTACACCACGATTAAAGGATGGCTTTATTTTTGTCGATCCAGCAAATGTTCCACCGGGAGAGGAAAAGAAAGCTTCGAGCTTAAAAAATATTCATCAATATGGGAAAGTGATTCCTCTCTCTCAACTGCCTGAGATCGATTTGTTCTTCGCTGGCTCCGTCGCATTACATCACGATGGACGTAGAATCGGTAAAGGGGAAGGTTATGCAGATAGAGAATATGCTATTTTGCGAGAGCTTGGTAACCGTGAGATCCCCGTTATTGGTACGGCTCATTCCGTACAAATTGTATCTGAAGATATGCCTAAGGATGAGTACGATTTAACATGTGATTGGATTGCTACAGAAAATGAACTCATAAAGACAAATTCTCCATACGAAAAGCCAAAGGGTATTATATGGTCAGAAGTGACCGATGAAGAAATGAATGAAATGCCTGTTTTAAGGGAGATTTGGGATATGACAAAAGGTTAG
- the rsgA gene encoding ribosome small subunit-dependent GTPase A, translating to MTLEQYGWNKEWEQKMNDISSRETLNPGRVTEEHKGMYRVYTNVGVISCEVTGSFRYRAIEREEYPAVGDWVLVELFPSERKGRIHHILKRKSRFSRKAAGLKTDEQIVAANVDTLFIVMALNNDYNVRRLERYLTLAWESGASPVVILSKADLCHDVEKKVAEVEGVSFGVPVHVISALYDDGMERISTYMKKGKSAALIGSSGVGKSTIINALLGREVQAVQGIREDDARGRHTTTHRELFLLQEGGVLIDTPGMREIQLWESEEGLKQSFDDIQSMSLACHFRDCKHEHEPRCAIQSAIMEGTLDRHRYNSYLKLQKEQDYIEKKAVEKAKLADRQRKKEKNRRN from the coding sequence TTGACATTAGAACAATATGGTTGGAATAAAGAGTGGGAACAAAAAATGAATGACATATCGTCACGAGAGACACTAAATCCTGGTCGAGTGACGGAAGAGCATAAAGGGATGTATCGTGTTTATACGAATGTAGGCGTGATTTCATGTGAAGTAACAGGCAGTTTTAGATATCGTGCTATAGAACGTGAGGAGTATCCAGCGGTTGGGGATTGGGTATTAGTAGAGTTATTTCCGTCTGAGCGAAAAGGAAGGATTCACCATATACTTAAAAGAAAAAGTCGTTTTTCACGAAAAGCAGCTGGTTTAAAAACAGATGAGCAAATTGTCGCTGCCAACGTGGACACATTATTTATTGTCATGGCTCTAAATAATGATTATAACGTACGCAGATTAGAACGCTATTTAACGCTAGCCTGGGAAAGTGGAGCAAGCCCAGTAGTTATTTTGAGCAAGGCAGACTTGTGTCATGATGTTGAAAAAAAGGTTGCTGAAGTAGAAGGAGTATCTTTCGGCGTTCCAGTTCATGTCATTAGTGCTTTATATGATGATGGTATGGAACGCATTTCAACGTACATGAAAAAAGGAAAAAGTGCGGCACTCATTGGTTCGTCAGGTGTCGGGAAATCAACGATCATCAATGCGCTTCTAGGAAGAGAAGTGCAAGCAGTTCAAGGTATAAGAGAAGATGACGCAAGAGGAAGGCATACGACAACACATAGAGAGCTATTTCTCCTCCAAGAGGGCGGTGTATTAATTGATACGCCTGGAATGAGAGAGATACAGCTTTGGGAATCAGAGGAAGGACTAAAGCAAAGTTTTGATGATATACAATCAATGTCATTAGCTTGTCATTTTAGGGATTGTAAGCACGAGCATGAGCCGAGATGTGCGATTCAATCTGCTATCATGGAAGGGACGCTAGATAGACATCGCTACAATAGCTATTTAAAGCTGCAAAAGGAGCAGGATTATATAGAGAAAAAGGCCGTAGAAAAGGCAAAGCTCGCAGATAGACAGCGGAAAAAGGAAAAGAATCGGAGAAACTAA
- a CDS encoding RidA family protein, translating to MTKQIVQTKAAPGAIGPYSQAVITGDFVYSSGQIGLHPETGEMQEGLDAQTRQVFSNVKAVLEAAGCTMNDVVKATVFMKNMDDFVQVNEIYAEQFEQPFPARSAVEVARLPKDALVEIEVIAVKK from the coding sequence ATGACAAAACAAATTGTTCAAACAAAAGCAGCACCAGGGGCTATTGGACCTTATTCACAAGCAGTAATTACAGGAGACTTTGTATACTCCTCTGGCCAAATTGGCTTACATCCGGAAACTGGAGAAATGCAGGAAGGACTTGACGCGCAAACACGACAAGTTTTCAGTAATGTAAAAGCGGTGCTAGAAGCTGCCGGTTGTACGATGAATGATGTAGTAAAAGCGACAGTTTTTATGAAAAATATGGATGACTTCGTACAAGTAAATGAAATTTATGCTGAGCAATTTGAACAACCATTTCCAGCAAGAAGTGCAGTGGAAGTAGCACGCCTTCCTAAAGACGCGCTAGTTGAAATTGAAGTGATAGCTGTAAAAAAGTAA